The following DNA comes from Maylandia zebra isolate NMK-2024a linkage group LG6, Mzebra_GT3a, whole genome shotgun sequence.
AAGCCAAAGAGTTAATTTATTTTGGTCACTCACTGTTATATTTATGCATGCTTGACTCATGTCACAGTGGACCTTACAGACTGTGACAAGGAATGGGAGACGAGACTTAAAAACATGGGAATTCATTTACTTAAAAACTTATTAGACTTATAAGAACTTACATTTATGAGCAAGACAGTGATGCAAAGAATGTATGGATGAGTAGCAGTGTCtgcaaaaaacagaagaaagaaactaAAAAGCAGCCGGTGGTAAGAGTCTGCAGGAAGGAGTAATCTTTTAAAACAGAGCTCACTGGGCCAGTGTAGAACTTATGAGGCTTTTTACCCTCCAGTTAGCTCCTGCAggacaaaacacaacacaaaaccgAGGCATCTAATACCCACATGGCCCCGATGTGAATTTCACCAgttcatcttgaccatgtctacataccTAAATACATTGagatgctgccatgtgattggctgattggatatttgtgttaacaagAAGGTGAACAGCTGAATAACCTGATAAAATAACTGATGAgtgtagaatttatttattggttAAAATTGTCTGTATGGGAGCATCATCcatcaaaaacaaatattttgtaAAGAAATTCTGCTTGAAAAATAGTCACTGGACGTAACTCCAGTTCTATGAGTATTAACTAGGCTTCATTTTTGGTTGTATGGGGGGGGAATCACTAGAAAAAGCACAAATGGGAGTTTGAGGTTATTTGGGAGGATCGTCTAAGAGTGATCCAATTTCTGAACACAGGTCAATTCATTTAACTAATAACCAACCCGGTTACTAACAGCAGTGTAAATTAGAACttcacaaaatacacacacaggcagaaaaaaTGAGTAATACACTAATAACGCGCACGAAAAGTGAATTCAGTTTAGGGCTTGCGCCACTCTCTGAATACAGGGAAATCTGACAAGTGATGCAGATTTTTGGGTGATAAACTGTTACAGAATATCTCATGACCTCCTAGAGCTAACCGCTTTCTGGTTAGACGCTTCGCTGGGAACCACTGAACTGATCAATCTAACAAGCtccacatcaataaacactaaACATTTACACATTCATAAATCAGTAATAGTCTTTTAGAATGTtgagattcattaaaaaaaatatttcgaaaataataatttattcaaCATTTTTGAATAAACTCATGTCTAAGTTTATAGCTTTGTGTATATCTGGTACATTTAATCCTTAAACTATTTCTCACTGagaatttatttttctattttggcAGTTTTGGTCCTCCGTAGATTTAAGTGGTACTTTTAGTAGCCTACCATCACCTGCTCCACCCCACTCATGTCTCTGATCTCGTCGAGGACTAAGGACACACGAGGACTGAATCTGGAGAGAAAAACCACGTCCCCACCCCTTGGTCATAAGTCTTGCTAACAGAAGGTGTCTAAAATTGGAGTGCGTTTCCTCTTCAAACAACCAATCACAATGCATCTCGAGGCCAGCAAGGAAACACCGGTCTACCTCTCATTATTTAAAGCACACACAAGGTCTAAATTTACCACACAGAGATCTGATTGGGAAAGAATTCAGAAGGCGGTGACCTACGAGAGGACATGATACGCGACACGGGGAGAGTTTAGAATGGAGATTGTATAAAACATGTAATTGTAGCACTACAGCTAATGCTCTTTTCCAATAAGGGAGGTGGTTTAGTTATATTTGATGCTATATTAAGGTTGATTTTTAAGCCTCTATTAACAGGCAGCAGCGTGAAGACGGTAATTTGATCTTTACAGGCACACTTAAATGGGTCACATTGATCAGAGGACGCCATCTGGAGGCCAGGGTGCACATTAATTACCAGCTAATGGACATAAGCGTAAACTATAAAAATGAAACATGCATAATGGCGTTCGGGAAAcagggaagggaaaaaaagagaaaagaaaagaggatgaacaaagaaaacagattctgtttctttaatatCAACTTTTTGACTTGCATACCAATTCAGTGGCTGATGCACCAGGTAAAATAGACATTATATGTAACATTATGGGGGTAAAAATTCAGAGAGCAATACAGAAGTAAACAGGACCGTCATATAATCCATATGATCTGTGATGCACTGTGTAGATGATTTAAGCTTTCTTGTTGCCCGTCCATATAGGAATATCACATTGTTctccataaaaaaaaagaaaaatacattaatTAGTGCCTTTGGGTTTTATAAAGCACAGCAATGCTGAAGCCAGAGGTATAACAGTTTGAAATGATCTTTGAACGTCCTTAAGTGTTTATATGTGAcagacaacaaagaaaaaagttaaCATTTTTGTTCCATCTGCATTCAGTCTTCATAACACTGTCAGACAAAGAGAAATGATAATTATTTGGTACATGATGATTTACAtggtttcatttcttttttaaagacacaCATTTAAGACGTACATTAACAGCTTGATGTTGCAACCATCTGCTGCCTGGCGTGCACCAGGACCTCATGATGGCCCACTGGGTCATTACCGTTTAACAGCCCCAGAGACCGTAGAGCTaaagcacagacagacagattgtTAATGCACTTTCGCTCTTCAGTGAGTGTATGCATACAGCAATCCCACATCACAACATAAGGCGATAACTGTGAGCAGCGTGCACAAGCACATCTGTGCTTGTGTGTAATGTGGCGATGTCATCAAGAGGTCCGCTGTCCGCACGTCAATCAAGTATCAATAAATAATTTTGCAAAGTCATTTGGATTCGATTTCGGAGCAGTCCTGAGTCTGTCTTTGAAATTCTATGGCTGAATAGATGTACAGCATGAAGGTCCACATGTGCACGTGCCGGCACACTTAAACTTGtaacatgtttgtgtgtctttgtgtgtgtgtgtgtgtgtgtctgccacTCTGTGTACTCAGTTCTTCTTCTTGAGCCCAGAGCCGCGATTATTGAATAAGCTCAGCCCTGATTTGCTGTTCCCATTAGCCACTCCACCGACTGTGACTCCAGGCTGCTGCAGCACTTTGTCCAATGTGGTTTTCTTAATCGCTGCTGGAGAGATGCGCTCCTGGTCTGCCAGGTACTGCAGCTCCCTGCGAGGACAAGAGAAATACTAATGTCACGAGTACACTAAAAATGAAAggttttctgtgtgtgccaTGATAACTATAACTAAAGgataaagacagacacacaatttaaaatgtcacaaaactGAGTCAGGACTAAACGTGGAGTGAATGGGAAAATGGGTCAATTGAAAAATATACAGTtgcaatttttacatttttttaacgaCTTTCTAATTTTCTCACCGTGTCCTGATGCAAGAAGCCTCCACTGCATTGATAAGGAGGCTACGGAAGCCACCGCTCTCCAGAAAGTGCAGGGCGTGGATGGTGGCGCCCCCTGGTGAGCACACATTGTCCTTCAGCTGGCCGGGGTGTTGCTCCGACTCAAGCAGCATCTTTGCTGCTCCCTGAAAGTGAACATgagaaatatgtaaaaataaaggaGGTATTGCAGAAACAGTGCAGGTGTTGGCATCCATTTCTATAGAGCATGGACAAGAGAATAAAGTCTGAGGCGTAGCTCAAATAATAAAGTTGCTCTGTATGCCACTAGGGGTTGTGAAGCTTTAACCTCCTGCTTCTCAGCGTCTTCTCTCACTTATTGTTTGCAAATTCTGCTGATCTGTTTTATCCTGTGTCACTTCTGTTGTAAATGGAGCACGTATGCAATGCAGAATCAGATTTGATGGCCCCAGCCAAATAGGTTTCCGGCACCATGCTGGTGTACAGCGAATATTTGAATGACACCTTGGATGATTGGTTGGTTACCATTTCTCTTAATTTACTGAGTAAGAAACAAATTAacaccacttaaaaaaaaaaaaaaagaaaaaaaaagaaaaaaggaaaaaaaaagagcaatatcCATTACCCATCAATCCAAGAACTGTCTCTAATTCTTCAGCTCAACACAAACTCTGTGTCGTTTTAACTCTCGTGGTTGAGTGAGCGAACCGTACGCTGAAATGCTGCAGGGGCTCGGGATTTGATTCTTCCCTGCATGTCATTCCTCCCGGCTCTGTCCCTACTTTCTGTACAATAACggctacaaaaacaaacaaacaaaaaaaaacaaaaacaaaaaaaacaacaacaactcaccCCCCAAAAATACATAACTTGGAATACAATCGGCTTGGTGCTGCATACGTCAACAGCAGTCCTTGTTCTGCTGTGCAGCCTTACAAAGCTCAGGGTAACAGCACAAGAACCAAGCTCTGGTTAGGAGCTCAAATGAGCTCATTGCCAGCTGCAATATAAAACAAAGGAGATGGAGCCCATCCAAACATGGGGTGAAGAAGCAGCTACATGATATCGACACAATAGCCCCCCGCCAGCGAGTCAGCGGTGAAAAGATCCCCCCCccaccaaaaaaccccaaaacaaaaccatgAGATTGGATGGGTTAGCCCATTCAATAAAAGACTAAGGAGTTATCCTCGAGTAAATCAACTGTGGATGCTATTGTTCAACTAAAGGGCTAAAaaagatacatttttatttaattatttttttaaaaaaaaaggccaaatgAGTCCCCAGATGTATCTGTGCAGCCCATTCAAGTAATGTGTAGAAAACAATTCATAATAACATCTAACTTgtaagcgcacacacacacgaagcCTGAAGCAACTGCCATGAtaacaaaaactgaaatgagTAATTTCCAGTAATGTCTCTGATAAACTGCCAAAGCCTAATCACATCCCAACAGCGCCGTATAAACAGAATCAAACTACATTTAAGTTTAATGTTAAAAAGAGCAATTTAAAATTTGTGCAGACCCTGCAGAAAAAGAGCTGCACGATCAAAATTtatccttttcttcttcttttggcaaGCCCGAGTGCCCCGcaggtgtttatttttcttgggtttcattattttttcgttgAACAAAAGTCAGCAGTTATCAGACGGCAAAATTGCTGGATGCACTGAAAACAGCAACTCAAGCTTAATAATTTTGTTGCCTCCAAACATGCAGCGTAGCAGATCAAGGAAACTTAATATTTAGAATAAGTGCAACAGAAGAGACCTGAATGTGACACACAGATTTAGCACTACTGACCAACAGGGCCTGAGCTCCAAGTCTGACAGCGAGCCTCCTCGGCAGTCCCATCTTCACTCCTCCGTCTGCGAGAGCATCCAGGGCTGTGAACGCCTGTATAAACACAacattttctattattttaagcaaCAAGAAAGTCATCAACATGTCTTTAAAGCATCTAAACCCATCACAAAAATTCAACATCACCTGGCCCGTTTCAGACCAGAGCCATTCCTCCCTTGGCTTATTTTGAGAGCCACCCCACATTTCAACAGATTTGAGAAATACAATGTTACATTACGGTACGCAGAAAAAGTTGAGGACGGAATAAAATCCTGGTGGACACAGTCTGCAAGCTTCATCTGCAAATCATCCAGTGCCATGGGAAAATCTTTTTGGGAGGCAGAAATGTATCCAACTAGGTCTAAACTGGCCAGCAGCACCACAACAATAGAAGACATGAGGCAATAGTTGCACTGCACAATGTTATTTTTTCCTcacagttcaattcagttttattcctGCAGCATCCGTTCATAACAGTGATCTCAAGGTGCATTATAATATAAGGTAAGAAGATCGACTGTGAGTTGTACTTGGCGACAGTagggaggaagaactcccttttaacagcagAATGAATAACAGGGAGACACAACCATCTGCCTTGACTTCTTGGATCGTGAAGGAAACAATGACGGACAACAAACTACAAGTGAGGGTAGAGATCAATTTAAGCTACTGATTAGTTTTCTTATGCTTCTCCTTTATTCTTTACATTCCACTAAATATGTCTAGTGTGAGGCAGGAAAGTAAATGCTCTCCCAGAACTAGTTTTTACAATATGCTGTTGAACAGCcagcacagaaaaaagaaaataatcctcagagcccatccatccattcttttatccttttcagggtcatgggggtcgctggagcctatcccagctgtcacagggcgagaggcagggtacaccctggacaggtcgccagtctgtcgcagggctaactcacatagacagacaaccattcacactcacattcactcccgcattcatacctatgggcaatttggattaatcaatcaacctgtatgtctttggacggtgctGCACCGTCCTCAGAGCCCTTCAAATGTATTTAGAAATACCTGCCCAAAGCCAGAGTCCCACTACAAGCAAGTCGTGCCAAAGGCATGCCTTCTTAAACGCCCCTAGTGACTCATTTTGGAAGTAACTTTAAAGCTTTTATGTTCTGTTTATCACTGGAATTAAACTGCTTGTAAAGAATCAACACTCAAATCTAATACAAAACATCTACAAAAGTTTTTAAACACCTCTTTCCCCATGAACGTTTTACTTCTAACACCAACACCATCGttcaagaagaaaaagaaaatctgaaaagATATCAAGTCAGGATTTTTCAAGTCCGCTTTCTTACAAGATCTCTGCTAAAGCTCAGATTCTATGCAGACATCAGCCAAAGACACATTTACTCTTGATTTCCTCCACCAGTGCTTACATCGGCCTGCTACACACGAAATTTGATGTGACATTTTCGAAAGCAAAGAGGACTGAAATTTGGAAACACACTCGTGGCACTACAGGTAATTACCAAGGACAGGATATGACAAAACTGCCCAAAAATAccacaacagcacaaacacgaaAGGTCCTTTATATGGACaggatatatacatacacacctGCCAATGTTTTTTCCTTTATCTAGACCTCAAGCTTGAGACCATGTGCACAATATTACCAGTCACTGAAAAACAGTGAACACGCAAAGGTTTCTAAACAGTCAGTGCAGTCGTGACTAGCAGGTACGAAGCCAAAACAATGTGTTCTTGAATCAACCTAATcagaaaaagacacattttcTGCTTACATCTATGAAGAAGTGCTTACTTTTCTCAACATCCTGTCATGAATCGAACGCTTCACATCATTATTTTTGACATCTTATAGACTAAATAATTTATCAAAGGCTAATGATTAGTTTCAGACCAGGCTGTGAAGCCTGACAGCTGAAGATAAACAGAAGTAATAGCAACCAGTCTTCGAAAAATACAGCGTATCAGATCATTCCTGCATCAATCCACATAAATCCCAGTAGCTCTGAGTGCAAAATGGAGAGGGTGGTttgataaaaatataaataaattccTCGTAAGACACACTGTAAGACGAAGGATGCTGCAAAATTTTAAAGGGGATCTATTACCCATCTATCaattttcttctccttctccagTTCAGGGTTGCAGAGGAGCTGGAGTGGAGCTcgagcaaataaaacaataacacactttttaaaaaggtgTTATGTTTACAGTGATGTTGCTCTGTATCATAAATACCAGTGCTGAGGGTGCGAGTACTCGCTGTAGTATAGTACAAAATCTCGACATCATTGGTGGTATAAAAAAGGGGAGGAAGTCAGACCTGGAACCAAatacattttttctcttttcaaagTTGTTTTTGGTTCCAGGAAGTCTCATCTTTTCAAAGTGTTGCAACATCTCCCTCTGTATAATGTGTAAATCTCTAAGCATCTGTACTGATAAATAACTGAAATTGCGATAAAAACTGACATGATCGTACACTTGTGTCTTCAGTCTGGCACAGCGGCCGATGCTGTCTGGTTGGTTTTATACTGATTATATACAGATTACAAAAGTTCAGCCCAGAAGctaagaggttttttttttttagactgtACAGAGGGCCTGATAAACAAACTTTGTATTTCCATCATGCATAACTATTACTACTTGGAGTCCCATAAGAAAGAAATAGAGATCTGGAAATGAGAATACCAGATTTTGTTTAACTAAGAGGGATCTAAAACGGCTCCTTTCAGACAGTGGGTGAACTGAGGATTTAGATAAAAGCACAGTTTAAAGGGAATAACTGATTAATAATTAACCGAACCCCTTTACCTGGCTCAAGCTTGTCCTTAGGGAGGCTCACACCCGACATATGCATCACATGTCCACATATAGTCAAGATGTCACTGTTACCTGAAATCTACTGGCTGTCTGGAGATAATGTATTTAACCTTgagcaaataaaacaagaataactttttttttttttttaaaggttacgTTTATCAGATTGCTGTTGATTTTCTATTTGGGAAAGACTAAAACTTCTTTGGAGGCATAGAAACATTTTTACGCACAAAAACCTATTCTAGCAGAGTCATAATGGGCTAGAATAGAAAATGAGTATAACAGGTCCTCTTTAATGAATGAATTCTGCACCAGGCTCCAATGTAGTCTATTTTAGGATGAAGGATTACTCAGATTATTTCATCTGTGCCAGGCCTCACTGTAATAGCCAAAACCTGGATCCATCAGACTTTACAGTCATCCTTCCGGGAAACAAAACCACCCCCGAAGTGACTTACGTAGGCAGGTCCGCTGCCACTCAGACCGGTGACAGCATCAATGAGGTCCTCCTCCACTTCCGTGCAGAAGCCTACGCTGGCCATCAGCTGCTCCAGTAATTTCCCATCCTCCACCTTGATAAAAATGCCACAGTGACAAAATGTATGTTAATGGGgttaaaataaagctgaaatcCCACTACCTGATCATACATCTTATCTTTTCTGACAATAAACACGAGGCGATTCATCCCTCTTTACCTCTGCATGTGTCCCAGTGGCATACACTGTTGCTCCCTCTTTCACCACCACTGGAGTGTTTGTCATACACCTCATGACTTTAGGAGCTGAGCGGTACTGAAGCAGCTTCTGTAAAATTAATAGGAAATGTAGGCGATGTCAGTAAATGAGACGTGTTTGAAATCACACCAGAGCAGCTTAATTTAACTTAGTGATATGCAAGAAACAAGTCAGGAGATGTAAAACACATTTGGAGCATTTAAGTGTGTACATTTCCTCCTTTCAAAGTACAACAAAGACCTACTTTATCAAACCTAACTCAAAACATGGTCTCTCTATTAAATTTACTCCCAGGAAAATTACAAACATGCAATCATCCACATAGAGAACATGCTGTAAATACCGATTTTAATGCAACATTATTCATATTTTAGTTTATATCTATTTATTAGTGCTGGTACAGCCCctttaaatgaaaaactgaactaaGAGACCAATGCTCACCTTTTCTATGGAGCTTATGGTAACACCTGCAGCACAAGACACTATGAGATGACGGTCCTCAATGTCTGGCCCAATCTCATCCAGAACGAAGGGGATAATGTGGGGCTTTACAGCCAAAAAGAGCACATCACTCTTGTTGACGGTCTCTTTGTTACTTGTTGTCAGGTTCACTCCCATTTTCTAcaggaaaagagcaaaaaagacAGGGGTACTTGTCATGAAAACTGCAGATGTTAAGACGTGAAGAGGCGGGGAAGGACAGGTGATATCACAATAACTATGTGGAAACTTCTCACCCTCAGCCCCAATACCGTGGGCAGGTCTGTGTCTGGGGAGCTCGCTGTAATCCTGTGGGTGGCGATCACACCTGGTGACAGGTGGAAGCAGAGAAATAAATAACAGCTGTAAAATAAGTCCTTACTGAGGCCCAGAGTCACAAGAAAGATGGACAAAGTGGAGAAAAAGAGCTAAAAGACTCATATCACCTGCAGCAGTGAAGCCCTTCACCAGTGCATGAGCCAGCTGGCCCGCTCCAATGAATCCAACACTCATGATGTGGCACTTCTGTCCTACAgtggaggaggggggagagtcATCTCAGTCCACCAGACTTTTCACATTTTACGCCTGACTAGCAGAGAGAAAACGTCCTGGAGCTGGCCCGGACAACAAATGATGGCCAAAGACTCATCTGACACTCTTCCAGCACCCATGGCTGACTCCAGCAGGATATGAGTGCAGTTACTGATTTACAGTGAGCTTTACATCTAAATAAAACCTATCTAAATGCCGTATATCATACAAATACTCTCAGCCTTTATTTGAATGTGCACGGAGCTAAAGGCACTGagtttgtgtctgcagtgtaCAAATCCACGTAAACCACGATTTCACATGTTTTCAGTGTTAAATACTGACTTACACAACCAATTAGCAACTATTAGGGGGCGTTAATCTATGAAGCGTTATCCTTATTGAAATGATAAAGCCATTAGCTAGCCGTTGAGCTCCCTTCCcagctaacttttttttagcTAGATTTACACCCATAAATGACTGAGAAACATGGCGGATACATATTAAACATGCTAAGATACCTTATCCAGACGCTCCAACTGATGTTTCTGCGTTGATGGATATAAAGTGTCGATGTGACCGCCTTTTCCCGGtgtcaaaaaaacacacaaaaaacaccagTTTTTTTGTGTCAACGTGGCTTCCTTTTTCTCAGCCCACATGTGagctcagagcagcagcagacatCAAAGAGGACCAATCACGACAGACATACTCGGAGTCTCTGACCAATGGAGATGCTTGATTATGAAATATGGGCGTGGTGGAGTTGCATCAGCTTCATCCCGGGAAAAATACAGGTCACCCTGTGCGTTTCAAAGTAGGTCATGTTCATATAGTGAGACCGGAACTTCCAGCACATATTAAGACAATAATATGTGACCATGAACCGAGTGCTAGTATTTAGTCGAGTGTATCAAGTAACAATAACagttaaaacacagaaaatgtctgttttttcaCTATGTAGtttaaatttatatatatatatatatatatatatatatatatatatatatatatatatatatatatatatacatatatatatatatatatatatacatacatatatatatatatatatatatatatatatatatatatatatatatatatatatatataggggtgcaacgatattcgtatcgatattgaaccgttcgatacagtgctttcggttcggtatgcatatgtatcgaacaatacaaaatttgtaatttattttatcaactttccttctgacgatgctgtctgtgttaagcgctcagtgaatctgcgttcgactactccgcctaggctgccctaggcggagtagtcgaacgcagattcactgagcgctcaacacagacagcatcgtcagaaggaagagcgcagggcaagctagcgagacagaagttaagctctccttgtaaCATGGACCTtacccaccctcattcagatctggtgtttggaattattttggttttcatgtgacgtatgaccctgaaggtaagcgagtcatggactaaagtaaaacagtatgttggatgtgccatgcaatgctcaattacatgggtgggaactagtgtgttagcgcagttagcttgttaacgtgttggccgtctagccccatgcacggggcgatcggcagtagctcgttaacggagatttgccgtgttgtggcgttaaggtcatttcaacgagattaacctgaaagcactagtgggaacacaacgaatatgactgcacatttatgccgacatcatcctagtgcaaagacaagtggaagcagaaaaaaaacaagcaagcatgctactaactttagccgagtcatttagatagctgtttaatatgctgctgagaatatagcccagaagaagcggatagtatagcttttattttggaaagagacatttctctgtaataaactctcttttccaaagatgagtgattcctcaatcagatacagggctcgcaatatcgctagcccgacgtcccggtgctagcgattttttcagtcggggtaccaaaatctatctctgccctgcccgttgggctattgtaggaaggaaaaatatatgtcaatgcttttgcattctttcggaaatgtagctgggtaattatgtcattggcatcggtgagccactgtcaatatgcgacatattgaagtcgcgtttgaatttgcgcttgtttttttgctttcactttgcaatcgcgcgaactgtgtatagagagcgacagcactgatctgtgagtgatgataatttgtgcaccaattcctctgacatcgtcttattaatcgttagcttactatgcaaacatgacaagtgaaatctcccgcagcttaaacatgtgagaggttgatcgcgcagagaatcgctgagcttatgtgagtgcgtgtgtaaaagcagcaggatttatatttgactacgatgacctggatgactgagaaccttcacagacagatatatattttagttctgctgagccaaataagacaggtcagggtgaagaagtgacagtcaaagaaaagcttaccacaaaacggagaagttatgacaaatcagact
Coding sequences within:
- the pycr1b gene encoding pyrroline-5-carboxylate reductase 1b yields the protein MSVGFIGAGQLAHALVKGFTAAGVIATHRITASSPDTDLPTVLGLRKMGVNLTTSNKETVNKSDVLFLAVKPHIIPFVLDEIGPDIEDRHLIVSCAAGVTISSIEKKLLQYRSAPKVMRCMTNTPVVVKEGATVYATGTHAEVEDGKLLEQLMASVGFCTEVEEDLIDAVTGLSGSGPAYAFTALDALADGGVKMGLPRRLAVRLGAQALLGAAKMLLESEQHPGQLKDNVCSPGGATIHALHFLESGGFRSLLINAVEASCIRTRELQYLADQERISPAAIKKTTLDKVLQQPGVTVGGVANGNSKSGLSLFNNRGSGLKKKN